One part of the Bacteroidia bacterium genome encodes these proteins:
- a CDS encoding DUF1501 domain-containing protein → MKKKDQIYNPGLLMNRRHFFSKMSLGLGGAALASLMNPVSMFANSGISGNGKGGILSKPHFSAKVKRIIYLFQSGGPSQMDLFDHKPLLNKMHGEELPDSVRKGQRLTGMSVNQSSFPLAGSFFRFKRHGKSGAWVSELMPHIAEISDELCYIHSMHTEAINHDPAITFFQTGSQQAGRPSIGSWLSYGLGSDNENLPSFCVLVSKDKGGQPLYSRLWGNGFLPSLHQGVQFRSGKDPVLYLNNPAGVSGKSRRKMLDKLIELHQIQLETTGDPELNSRIAQYEMAYKMQSSVPEVMDVSGEPDHIYDLYGPDSNNPGTYAANCLLARRLIERDVKFVQLYHQGWDHHGNLPPGIRHQSRETDQASAALIIDLKQRGLLDDTLVVWGGEFGRTNYSQGKLTKDNYGRDHHPRCFSIWMAGGGVKKGISYGKTDDFGYNVIENPVHVHDFQATLLHLLGIDHERLTFKHQGRRYRLTDVHGHVVKDILT, encoded by the coding sequence ATGAAAAAGAAAGATCAAATATATAATCCCGGCCTACTCATGAACCGTAGGCATTTTTTCTCAAAAATGAGTCTGGGTCTGGGAGGAGCGGCTTTAGCATCTCTTATGAATCCGGTTTCCATGTTCGCCAATTCAGGTATCAGTGGAAATGGAAAAGGAGGAATCCTAAGCAAACCCCATTTCTCTGCAAAAGTCAAAAGGATCATCTACCTCTTTCAAAGTGGTGGTCCTTCTCAAATGGATCTTTTCGACCACAAACCGCTTCTCAACAAAATGCATGGAGAAGAATTGCCAGATTCGGTAAGAAAAGGACAGAGACTTACGGGTATGTCGGTCAATCAATCCAGTTTCCCTCTGGCCGGTTCCTTCTTTCGGTTTAAAAGGCATGGCAAAAGTGGTGCATGGGTGAGTGAACTGATGCCTCATATCGCAGAGATTTCGGATGAACTTTGCTACATCCATTCTATGCATACAGAAGCCATCAACCATGATCCTGCTATTACTTTCTTTCAAACGGGATCTCAACAAGCAGGTCGTCCATCTATTGGTTCCTGGTTGAGTTATGGGCTAGGGAGCGATAATGAAAATCTTCCTTCCTTTTGTGTACTGGTGAGTAAAGATAAAGGTGGGCAGCCTTTATATTCTCGTTTGTGGGGAAATGGTTTTTTGCCTTCCCTTCATCAGGGAGTTCAATTTAGATCAGGAAAAGATCCGGTACTTTATCTTAATAATCCGGCTGGTGTGAGTGGAAAGAGCAGAAGGAAAATGCTCGACAAACTCATTGAATTGCATCAAATCCAGTTGGAAACCACTGGTGATCCTGAGCTCAATTCCAGGATAGCGCAATATGAAATGGCTTACAAGATGCAAAGTTCTGTTCCTGAAGTCATGGATGTTTCAGGTGAACCCGACCATATTTATGATCTCTATGGACCAGATTCAAATAATCCCGGCACCTATGCCGCCAATTGCCTGTTGGCGCGCAGGCTCATTGAAAGAGATGTAAAATTCGTGCAGCTTTATCACCAGGGATGGGACCATCATGGAAATCTTCCTCCAGGCATCCGCCACCAATCCAGAGAAACCGATCAGGCATCTGCAGCTCTCATTATCGATCTTAAACAAAGAGGTTTACTTGATGATACGCTTGTAGTTTGGGGCGGTGAATTTGGCAGGACCAATTATTCACAGGGAAAACTGACCAAAGACAATTATGGAAGAGATCATCATCCTCGTTGTTTTTCAATTTGGATGGCTGGTGGCGGAGTAAAAAAAGGAATCAGCTACGGAAAAACTGATGACTTTGGATATAATGTAATCGAAAATCCGGTCCATGTCCATGATTTTCAAGCTACCCTTTTACATTTATTGGGGATAGATCAC